In a genomic window of Timaviella obliquedivisa GSE-PSE-MK23-08B:
- a CDS encoding sulfotransferase family protein: MSQPIEHRLTSDEQLCFIHIPKTAGTTLTSLLNSKFHQSKICPAEVWSEIIEIPRQELAQYQLFRGHFFYDIGELLPCKPVYITMLRHPIERVISGYEFMRRNVPTRTEALLNHHKAKTMSLMEYVSDLENPSMSNSQTRHLSLSRYKDEPDKWLTMAKQHLTEFACFGLVERFQDSIALLSYTFGWNPLAEYSNLMIGSRKLKQDQLEPEILEMIASRNSLDLDLYKYAQELFADRHAQMVQTLQERYSDTSGDRFKPTAIPISDLLEQHYRDRYAEQPQSLTSHLDFDFNQALSGSGWHLREGSETTFRWTGPGITSTLDLPLAIEQDLTVEFCIINTLAPDILQSLTLQVNDRPIPLGILYSHGITLVQALIPRVALISNTPFTRLKFQVNRTISPQDLNPHDPDRRPVGLAFSAIQSFPAQAFPTVEPGKIAAALFESQPWKETINFVQQRLQPQQQILAPTVFRAFFPQHIPAYTSSLPDLRNYNPSLQKFHWTILHKGMVSENGALLGKLAWMGLVPLYANEVFVVFGKSHKVSLAAIAYTNPHVKSLYISSLKYFWQNPDRPWNQLQTSFKRIVKQNIKVR, translated from the coding sequence ATGAGCCAACCCATCGAACATCGGCTGACTTCAGATGAGCAATTGTGCTTCATCCACATCCCCAAAACCGCAGGCACCACCCTAACCTCACTGCTAAACTCAAAGTTTCATCAATCTAAAATTTGCCCCGCTGAAGTGTGGAGCGAAATAATAGAGATTCCGAGACAGGAATTAGCTCAATATCAGCTTTTTCGGGGACATTTTTTTTACGATATTGGTGAGTTGCTGCCCTGCAAGCCCGTTTACATCACCATGCTGCGGCATCCGATTGAACGAGTGATTTCTGGCTATGAATTTATGCGGCGCAATGTTCCTACCCGCACTGAGGCACTCCTCAACCATCACAAAGCCAAGACAATGAGCCTGATGGAGTACGTTAGCGACCTGGAAAACCCCAGTATGTCGAATTCCCAAACGCGCCATTTGTCGCTTAGCCGTTATAAAGATGAGCCAGACAAATGGTTAACTATGGCAAAGCAGCACCTCACAGAATTTGCCTGTTTCGGCTTAGTTGAACGCTTTCAAGATTCGATAGCGCTTTTATCCTACACGTTTGGCTGGAATCCGTTAGCGGAGTACTCTAACTTAATGATTGGTTCCCGTAAGCTAAAGCAAGATCAATTAGAGCCAGAGATACTGGAAATGATCGCCAGTCGCAATTCCCTAGATCTTGACCTTTACAAGTACGCTCAGGAACTTTTTGCAGATCGCCATGCCCAAATGGTGCAAACTTTGCAAGAGCGGTACAGCGATACTTCTGGCGATCGCTTCAAGCCAACCGCCATCCCAATCTCAGATCTATTAGAGCAGCATTACCGCGATCGCTATGCCGAACAACCGCAATCGCTCACCTCTCATCTGGACTTCGACTTTAACCAGGCGCTCTCTGGCTCCGGCTGGCATCTGCGTGAAGGCAGCGAAACCACATTCCGCTGGACAGGTCCCGGCATCACCTCAACCCTAGACTTGCCGTTGGCGATCGAGCAAGATCTCACCGTCGAATTCTGTATCATCAATACCCTTGCCCCGGACATTTTGCAAAGCCTCACCCTGCAAGTCAACGATCGCCCCATTCCTCTGGGTATTCTCTATAGCCACGGCATTACCCTGGTTCAAGCCCTTATTCCTCGCGTCGCCCTAATCAGCAACACACCCTTTACACGCCTCAAGTTCCAAGTCAATCGCACCATTTCCCCGCAAGACCTCAATCCCCACGACCCCGATCGCCGTCCCGTTGGCTTAGCGTTTAGCGCTATTCAGAGTTTTCCAGCCCAAGCCTTTCCAACGGTTGAACCTGGTAAAATTGCTGCGGCTCTGTTTGAATCGCAGCCCTGGAAAGAAACTATTAACTTTGTCCAACAGCGTCTCCAGCCCCAGCAGCAAATCCTCGCTCCTACTGTCTTTCGGGCATTCTTCCCCCAACACATTCCGGCATACACCTCGTCTTTGCCCGACTTGCGCAACTACAATCCCAGCTTACAGAAGTTCCATTGGACAATTCTCCACAAAGGCATGGTGTCGGAAAATGGCGCACTTCTCGGTAAACTAGCCTGGATGGGATTGGTGCCGCTGTATGCCAATGAGGTATTTGTCGTGTTTGGAAAATCTCATAAGGTCAGCCTGGCGGCGATCGCCTACACAAATCCTCACGTCAAATCCCTTTACATCAGCAGCCTCAAATACTTTTGGCAAAACCCCGATCGTCCCTGGAACCAACTTCAAACAAGCTTTAAACGCATTGTCAAGCAAAACATAAAAGTCCGCTAA
- a CDS encoding sulfotransferase family 2 domain-containing protein: MRAFPNQYHLKEADVLYFSHIPKTAGMTFRTIVEDHFHCHEICPATLGEHIASISSEQLKQYRLFRGHLGFVDLSKLLPGKRFINVNILREPVARVISHYDYIRRTPTDPRYDSLKDITLEEFAEKLTLGKFGKNMQTYRVAKVAQFNLNDLSPEEMLELAKQSLDQFAFAGILEKFQDSLFLLSYIFGWKPILNSRKENVSKSPRTEAELSAQTLAVIREQTQLDQVLYQYAQEIFDSRFAQMKEALTERYGSESETASLVTLLEKHAEHRYNELQISPASTLTYHFCQPLRGTGWQRREFPDSSTVFRWTGNTVSTIDLPLAIDQDLQIEFCIINVLEADVLQSLTLEVGGMADSSRYPQGIALSVLYHYDSTTIIEGTLPRSVLTAPFTRLTFKVNRTLSPHSINPNRPDTRALGLAFTSITTFPIKSDNFGGTAAFLFESQPWSETVSFVKQHLQPGQQILAPTIFQEQFPSHVSSYRSTLPGVIRNYNPELLNTSEFDWAIIHKGMKQDLGGIMTTLFRQRYRPVYANDVFVVFSSDRRLSALAMTSVHVKALYIDGLKYLFNQLVKPFQPLANQLKFRVKQIIRPQN; encoded by the coding sequence ATGAGAGCCTTTCCCAACCAATACCACCTCAAAGAAGCAGACGTGCTCTACTTCTCCCATATTCCTAAAACCGCAGGCATGACGTTTCGCACCATTGTGGAAGACCATTTCCATTGTCACGAAATTTGTCCCGCGACCCTAGGTGAACACATCGCCAGCATTTCCTCCGAACAACTCAAGCAATATCGCTTATTTCGAGGGCACTTAGGATTTGTAGACCTGTCCAAATTACTTCCAGGCAAACGATTTATCAACGTCAACATCCTCCGCGAACCTGTTGCCCGTGTTATTTCTCACTACGACTACATCCGCCGCACTCCCACAGACCCGCGCTACGACTCGCTCAAAGACATTACCTTAGAAGAATTTGCCGAGAAGCTGACCCTCGGTAAATTTGGCAAGAATATGCAAACCTATCGCGTCGCTAAGGTTGCCCAATTTAACCTGAACGACCTTTCTCCCGAAGAAATGCTAGAACTAGCCAAGCAAAGCCTCGATCAGTTTGCCTTTGCTGGAATTCTGGAAAAGTTTCAAGATTCTCTCTTTCTCCTATCCTACATTTTTGGTTGGAAACCCATTCTCAACAGCCGCAAAGAAAATGTCTCGAAAAGTCCAAGAACTGAAGCCGAGCTATCTGCCCAAACTCTAGCGGTAATTCGAGAACAAACTCAACTCGACCAGGTGCTTTATCAGTATGCCCAGGAGATTTTTGACAGTCGCTTTGCGCAAATGAAAGAGGCATTAACTGAGCGCTACGGCTCTGAATCAGAGACAGCCTCCCTCGTTACCCTCCTAGAGAAACACGCCGAACACCGTTACAACGAACTGCAAATTTCTCCTGCCTCCACCCTAACCTACCACTTCTGCCAACCCTTACGCGGCACCGGATGGCAGCGCCGAGAATTCCCCGATTCCAGTACCGTTTTTCGGTGGACAGGTAATACCGTTTCCACGATCGACCTTCCTTTAGCGATCGATCAAGATTTGCAGATTGAGTTTTGTATTATCAACGTTTTAGAAGCAGATGTGCTGCAAAGTTTGACATTAGAGGTTGGTGGAATGGCGGACTCTTCGAGATACCCGCAAGGGATCGCCCTCTCCGTTCTCTACCACTACGACTCTACCACCATCATAGAAGGCACCCTACCCCGCTCTGTTCTGACCGCCCCCTTCACTCGCCTCACTTTTAAGGTTAACCGTACCCTCTCCCCCCATTCCATCAATCCTAACAGACCTGATACGCGCGCTCTTGGTTTAGCCTTCACTTCTATCACAACTTTTCCGATCAAATCTGATAATTTTGGCGGTACAGCAGCATTTCTATTTGAATCTCAACCCTGGAGCGAAACTGTATCATTTGTAAAACAGCATCTTCAACCAGGGCAACAAATTCTTGCTCCCACCATTTTTCAGGAGCAGTTTCCTAGCCATGTTTCTTCCTATCGCAGTACCTTACCCGGTGTCATTCGTAATTACAATCCTGAGTTGTTAAATACATCTGAGTTTGACTGGGCAATTATACATAAAGGTATGAAACAAGATCTGGGGGGAATTATGACCACTCTGTTCCGCCAGCGATATCGTCCAGTTTATGCCAATGATGTGTTTGTGGTGTTTAGTAGCGATCGTCGACTATCAGCTTTAGCAATGACCAGCGTACACGTTAAAGCTCTCTACATTGATGGACTCAAGTACCTTTTCAACCAATTAGTTAAGCCCTTTCAGCCCCTCGCCAATCAATTGAAATTTAGAGTGAAACAGATTATTCGCCCTCAAAATTAA
- a CDS encoding sulfotransferase family protein: MRAFPSQYTLKENDVFYYIHIPKTAGMTFRTVVADYFHSDEICPATLGHMMAQVNPQDLPKYRLLRGHLVYVDFKTLLPKKNFVHATMLREPVAQLVSHYEYIRRMPTDPDYAKVKEMSLEEFVQYFTIANLRRNTQTYHVAKAARFDIEHLPAQDVFEIALESLDHFAFAGLVERFQDSLFLLSYIFGWRPIMNTRKENASNTQGDPRGICGAARSLHKESYADRLSPATLQLIKENTQLDQQLYDYASQIFSDRFTQMIEDLQQHYPISISTPFTTPSPEALTVQLENHYEQRYRNLNIPTAQTYRYDFSQALRGSGWQRREQPTEGLTYRWTGSDTVSTLDLPIAINQDLILEFRVICTNSIPPDVLNSLIVLVNNTVIPLKILHLDPVMRLFQGTIPRSVCQPSPNQSFTRLTFQVNRVVAFRDPRSTDRRSVGIAINEVQVFPVTMSERTLALQIFNREFWQEPISFLQAHLHPKDAIIAPLSFQVKLSNLIQPNEAIAAQNIQWVVLQKDQTQDIISTLFKLFTQGFHPVFANGLFVIFTTYSQLPKVPYSSIDVKPLYVDILKRNFRKIVAKFTHAS, from the coding sequence TTGAGAGCCTTTCCCAGTCAATATACCCTTAAGGAAAATGATGTCTTTTACTACATTCACATTCCAAAAACGGCTGGGATGACCTTTCGGACAGTTGTAGCAGACTATTTTCACAGCGATGAAATCTGTCCCGCAACGTTGGGTCACATGATGGCGCAGGTGAACCCACAGGACTTGCCTAAATATCGCCTCTTGCGAGGACACCTGGTCTATGTAGACTTTAAGACTTTGTTACCAAAAAAGAACTTTGTCCACGCCACAATGTTGCGCGAACCTGTTGCTCAACTGGTTTCGCATTACGAATATATTCGCAGGATGCCAACCGACCCAGACTACGCCAAAGTCAAAGAAATGTCACTAGAGGAGTTTGTGCAGTATTTTACGATCGCCAACTTGCGCAGAAACACCCAAACCTATCACGTTGCCAAAGCTGCTCGCTTTGATATTGAACATCTTCCTGCACAGGACGTATTTGAAATCGCCCTAGAAAGCCTCGATCATTTTGCCTTTGCCGGATTAGTAGAGCGGTTTCAAGACTCGCTGTTTTTGCTGTCTTACATTTTTGGCTGGCGACCCATTATGAATACCCGCAAAGAGAACGCTAGTAATACTCAGGGCGACCCTCGCGGTATTTGCGGAGCAGCGCGCAGTTTGCACAAAGAAAGTTACGCCGATCGCCTTTCGCCTGCAACGCTTCAGCTTATTAAAGAAAATACCCAACTCGACCAACAGCTTTACGATTATGCCAGTCAAATCTTTAGCGATCGCTTCACGCAAATGATTGAAGACTTACAACAGCATTATCCTATTTCTATCTCTACACCATTCACCACTCCATCACCTGAAGCATTAACGGTTCAGTTAGAAAACCATTACGAGCAACGGTATCGTAACTTAAATATTCCTACGGCTCAAACCTACCGCTATGACTTTTCCCAAGCCCTACGTGGCTCCGGTTGGCAGCGTCGAGAACAACCCACGGAAGGACTCACCTACCGCTGGACAGGCTCAGATACAGTATCAACCTTAGACTTGCCGATCGCTATAAACCAAGATCTTATCCTCGAATTTCGGGTCATCTGCACTAATTCCATTCCTCCTGATGTTCTCAACAGCCTCATTGTGCTCGTCAACAATACAGTCATTCCTCTCAAAATTCTTCATTTAGATCCGGTGATGCGGTTATTCCAAGGAACTATTCCTCGGTCTGTCTGCCAGCCTAGCCCCAATCAATCCTTTACTCGGCTGACGTTTCAGGTTAATCGAGTTGTGGCGTTCCGAGATCCGCGTAGTACTGATAGGCGATCGGTGGGAATTGCCATTAATGAAGTGCAGGTTTTTCCAGTAACAATGAGTGAACGAACCCTTGCGCTACAGATCTTCAACCGAGAGTTTTGGCAAGAACCTATCAGTTTTTTACAAGCCCATCTTCACCCTAAAGATGCAATCATTGCGCCTCTCTCATTCCAGGTCAAACTCTCGAATCTCATTCAGCCCAATGAAGCGATCGCAGCCCAAAACATTCAATGGGTAGTCCTTCAAAAAGATCAGACCCAAGACATTATTTCTACGTTATTCAAACTCTTTACCCAAGGCTTTCATCCCGTCTTTGCCAATGGGTTATTCGTCATTTTTACAACCTATTCCCAACTTCCGAAAGTACCCTATAGCTCAATAGATGTTAAGCCTCTATATGTGGACATTTTGAAGCGAAATTTTCGTAAAATCGTTGCTAAATTTACCCATGCCTCCTGA
- a CDS encoding glycosyltransferase family 4 protein gives MPPESNALAINLSFVGKKPTGLANYALNLLPELPLSGLTLLAPKHFPHLEQHSYYSIPNTLTPEQGKSGHFRRLVWTQLQLPKIYKEQQFQLLFSPIPEAPLRSICRSVVVVHDLIPLRFPNWKSPLTQYARHYIPRVLEHAEHIICNSIATAQDVTQFFQISALKITPIPLAHNAQHFRVSTTTSPPDRPYFFYIGRPDPYKNLHRVIWALTALSADYQLLIAGSPDRRYTPLLQAQVQELGLTDRVQFLDYVTYDQLPQLYGQAIALVFPSLWEGFGFPVLEAMSCGTPVITSNLSSLPEVAGDAAILVNPYDKNAIATAMQQIAMDDEGRSQLRAAGLVRASQFSWAKTGQATAEVLSQFL, from the coding sequence ATGCCTCCTGAATCTAACGCTCTTGCCATCAATCTCTCCTTTGTTGGTAAGAAACCTACAGGACTTGCCAACTACGCTCTTAATCTCCTTCCAGAACTCCCCCTTTCTGGACTCACCTTACTAGCCCCCAAGCACTTTCCCCATCTTGAACAGCATTCTTACTATTCCATTCCCAACACGCTCACCCCAGAACAAGGAAAATCAGGGCACTTTCGCCGCCTCGTGTGGACACAACTGCAACTCCCCAAAATCTATAAGGAGCAACAATTCCAACTCCTGTTTTCCCCCATCCCAGAAGCCCCTTTAAGATCTATCTGCCGCTCTGTTGTCGTCGTTCACGATCTCATTCCGCTACGGTTCCCAAACTGGAAATCACCCCTTACCCAGTATGCTCGTCACTATATTCCTCGTGTTTTGGAACACGCTGAACACATTATTTGTAACTCCATTGCCACTGCCCAAGACGTCACCCAATTCTTTCAAATTTCCGCCCTAAAAATTACCCCTATTCCCCTCGCTCATAACGCCCAACATTTCCGCGTTTCTACCACCACATCACCGCCCGATCGCCCCTATTTTTTCTACATCGGTCGCCCCGATCCTTACAAAAATCTGCATCGGGTCATTTGGGCACTCACTGCTCTCTCTGCCGATTACCAACTCCTCATTGCTGGCTCTCCCGATCGCCGCTACACCCCTCTCCTCCAAGCCCAAGTGCAAGAACTCGGCTTAACCGATCGCGTTCAGTTTCTCGATTACGTCACCTACGACCAGTTGCCCCAGCTGTATGGACAAGCGATCGCCCTTGTCTTTCCTAGCCTGTGGGAAGGTTTTGGCTTCCCTGTTCTGGAAGCTATGTCTTGTGGTACACCCGTCATTACTTCTAATCTATCATCACTTCCTGAAGTCGCAGGCGATGCCGCAATTTTGGTAAATCCTTATGATAAAAACGCGATTGCCACAGCCATGCAGCAAATCGCAATGGATGATGAAGGGCGATCGCAACTTCGAGCCGCTGGATTAGTCAGAGCCAGTCAGTTTAGTTGGGCAAAAACAGGGCAGGCAACAGCAGAGGTGTTGAGTCAGTTTCTTTGA
- a CDS encoding NUDIX domain-containing protein: protein MKKDHIRTVVRGVILVEGYVLVAHDKERTNNFLPGGHVEFGESLPVALARELLEEVGLCIQVSNYIGMVEHRWMESDRHLHQINHVFAALLPHVEALPSLESREDHLEFFWLRPSELSKQKLLPSPIIGLIEHFVSGDRSAFWDSTFATPKF, encoded by the coding sequence ATGAAAAAAGATCACATTCGTACTGTAGTTCGGGGTGTCATCTTAGTGGAGGGTTATGTTCTAGTTGCTCATGACAAGGAAAGAACTAATAATTTTTTACCAGGCGGACATGTTGAGTTTGGAGAGAGCTTACCTGTTGCACTTGCCCGCGAACTTCTTGAAGAGGTAGGGCTTTGTATTCAAGTTTCTAATTACATTGGCATGGTTGAACATCGATGGATGGAAAGCGATCGCCATTTGCACCAAATCAATCATGTTTTTGCTGCGTTGCTTCCCCATGTAGAGGCTCTACCCTCCCTCGAATCTCGTGAAGATCATCTTGAGTTCTTCTGGTTGCGACCCTCCGAGTTATCCAAGCAAAAGCTCTTACCATCGCCGATTATAGGATTGATAGAGCATTTTGTTAGCGGCGATCGTAGCGCATTCTGGGATTCTACCTTTGCAACCCCTAAGTTTTAG
- a CDS encoding amidohydrolase, with protein MLSQIKETAAKLAPRLIEIRRHLHSHPELSGQEYQTAAYIAGVLSSCGLQVQELVGKTGVVAELLGAEKDSRLLAIRTDMDALPIQERTGLAFASHHPGIMHACGHDVHTTVGLGTAMVLSQITEPLPGDVRFLFQPAEETAQGASWMVRDGVMNGVDSIFSLHVFPTIPGGSVGIRYGALTAAADDLELTVIGESGHGARPHEAIDAIWIASQVITTLQQAISRTQNPLRPVVLTIGKIEGGRAPNVIADRVKMLGTVRSLHPETSAMLPAWIEQIVAGVCQTHGAKYTLNYRRGVPSVQNDLALTQIVEAAAQEAWGGDRVQILLEPSLGAEDFSLYLDHSPGTMFRLGVGHTDRPSYPLHHPQFDIDEAAIVTGVVTMAYAAWKYWR; from the coding sequence ATGCTGAGCCAAATTAAGGAGACTGCCGCTAAGCTTGCTCCTCGTTTAATTGAAATTCGTCGTCATTTACATAGCCATCCTGAACTGAGCGGTCAAGAATATCAAACTGCTGCCTATATTGCTGGGGTGCTTTCCTCTTGCGGGTTACAAGTCCAAGAACTGGTAGGGAAAACGGGTGTTGTTGCAGAACTCTTAGGTGCAGAGAAAGATTCCCGATTGCTGGCAATTCGGACAGATATGGATGCATTGCCGATTCAGGAGCGGACAGGTTTGGCGTTCGCCTCTCATCATCCTGGCATTATGCACGCTTGTGGGCATGACGTTCATACGACGGTGGGCTTAGGAACGGCGATGGTCTTATCGCAAATCACTGAGCCGTTACCGGGAGACGTGCGGTTTTTGTTTCAGCCTGCTGAGGAAACGGCACAAGGAGCAAGTTGGATGGTGCGGGACGGGGTGATGAATGGCGTGGATTCTATTTTTAGTCTGCATGTGTTTCCCACCATTCCGGGAGGTTCGGTAGGCATTCGGTACGGGGCGCTGACGGCGGCGGCAGACGACCTGGAGCTAACGGTTATTGGGGAGTCGGGGCATGGGGCGCGCCCTCATGAGGCGATCGATGCCATTTGGATTGCATCACAGGTGATTACAACGTTGCAACAAGCGATCAGCCGCACTCAAAATCCGTTGCGTCCCGTGGTATTAACAATTGGCAAAATTGAGGGAGGACGAGCGCCAAATGTCATTGCAGATCGGGTGAAAATGTTGGGCACCGTGCGATCGCTCCATCCTGAAACCAGCGCGATGTTACCTGCCTGGATTGAGCAAATAGTAGCAGGCGTATGCCAAACCCACGGCGCAAAATATACATTGAACTACAGAAGAGGCGTGCCTTCGGTACAGAACGATTTGGCTTTGACGCAAATTGTGGAGGCGGCGGCGCAGGAAGCTTGGGGGGGCGATCGCGTGCAGATTCTCCTCGAACCTTCCCTGGGTGCAGAAGATTTCTCACTTTATCTTGACCATAGTCCTGGCACGATGTTCAGGTTGGGTGTCGGACACACCGATCGACCGAGCTATCCGCTGCATCATCCTCAGTTTGATATTGACGAAGCTGCCATTGTTACAGGAGTGGTGACAATGGCATATGCTGCCTGGAAGTATTGGCGTTAA
- a CDS encoding DUF4079 domain-containing protein, producing MPEITLATLSTQLSEILEPIAAWFRTLGTPEPIVHWGHPLMMGIVVVVLGSYVGLAGWRGRLVEDQDAAIKSRLDHRKLAPLMFLFIALGYTGGVLSLVMQQKPILESPHFITGTIALILLATNGAIAATAFAKEKGIFRNIHAYLGSAALGLLFLHGLLGLKLGLSI from the coding sequence ATGCCAGAGATTACATTAGCAACCCTCTCAACTCAATTGAGCGAGATATTAGAACCGATCGCCGCCTGGTTTCGCACTTTGGGCACACCCGAACCCATAGTGCATTGGGGGCACCCTTTAATGATGGGCATTGTTGTCGTGGTACTAGGCAGCTATGTTGGCTTGGCAGGCTGGCGAGGCAGATTAGTTGAAGATCAAGATGCCGCGATCAAGAGCCGATTGGATCACCGTAAGTTAGCACCACTAATGTTTTTGTTTATTGCCCTAGGTTATACGGGTGGAGTGCTGTCATTAGTTATGCAGCAAAAACCTATTTTGGAAAGCCCACACTTTATTACAGGAACGATCGCGTTAATCCTATTAGCGACGAATGGAGCGATCGCAGCAACAGCTTTTGCAAAGGAAAAAGGAATCTTCCGAAACATCCATGCTTACCTAGGAAGTGCAGCATTAGGCTTGCTATTTCTGCATGGATTATTAGGTTTAAAGCTAGGGCTATCTATCTAG
- a CDS encoding GNAT family N-acetyltransferase — protein MTRSYAGDCDLQTIANFLNLCETVDQLGHYYSVSEIRRDLSEPGFDPEQDVRLWTDETGQLVAYAQMWIPRQSEQSITADGFLWFRVHPTVRELGLEPNILAWGEVRIWEVGRSRHLPARLRSSCRDSQSDRILLLQNCGFVYERCFLRMERSLMEPLLMPQFPTGFTLSHSQGRQDIEARVDLHNQAFSDHWNFYPATIEELIHEETDENYRPELELLAIALDGSYAAFCCCEINREDNAQRDCQEGWIGVLGTRREFRRQGLGRAMLLAGLQKLRLEGMEVAKLGVDTENVNLALGLYESVGFRRVFANLTYVKEIKAEV, from the coding sequence ATGACGCGTTCTTATGCAGGGGACTGTGATTTGCAGACGATCGCCAATTTCCTAAATCTGTGTGAAACGGTTGATCAACTGGGTCATTATTACAGCGTGTCAGAGATACGCCGCGATTTATCTGAGCCTGGATTTGATCCGGAACAAGATGTGCGTTTGTGGACAGACGAAACGGGACAACTCGTGGCGTATGCCCAAATGTGGATTCCGAGACAATCGGAGCAGAGTATTACGGCGGATGGTTTCTTGTGGTTTCGTGTTCATCCAACGGTAAGAGAATTGGGGCTAGAACCCAATATTTTGGCTTGGGGTGAGGTGAGAATCTGGGAGGTGGGGCGATCGCGGCATCTGCCTGCTCGGTTGCGTTCAAGTTGCCGCGATAGTCAGAGCGATCGCATTTTGTTACTGCAAAACTGCGGCTTTGTTTATGAACGTTGCTTTTTAAGAATGGAGCGATCGCTGATGGAGCCGTTGCTAATGCCGCAGTTTCCAACAGGTTTCACGCTTTCCCATAGCCAAGGTCGGCAGGATATTGAGGCACGAGTAGATTTGCATAATCAGGCATTTAGTGATCATTGGAACTTTTATCCGGCGACGATCGAAGAGTTAATACATGAGGAAACTGATGAGAATTATCGACCGGAGTTAGAGTTATTGGCGATCGCGCTGGATGGTTCGTATGCTGCGTTTTGCTGTTGTGAAATCAATCGTGAGGATAATGCTCAACGAGATTGCCAAGAGGGTTGGATTGGGGTGCTGGGAACTCGACGGGAGTTTCGGCGGCAAGGGCTAGGGCGAGCGATGTTACTGGCGGGCTTGCAGAAGCTGCGGTTAGAGGGAATGGAGGTCGCTAAGTTGGGAGTGGATACGGAGAATGTGAACTTGGCGCTGGGATTATATGAGTCGGTGGGCTTTCGCAGGGTTTTTGCGAATTTGACTTATGTGAAGGAGATTAAAGCTGAAGTTTGA
- a CDS encoding prepilin-type N-terminal cleavage/methylation domain-containing protein — protein sequence MALRFSRLSPSSSTSGFTLIELLVAIAIMGILVAIAAPAGNSFLASRNLTSAQDQLLQTIRQAQVQAIRNHETWQASFREPSGIIQFAVHSLDDAPVWQNSIPKIHIDTGETTLPITTSGYRVQFNRTGQVNGQLGRLTLVADNSRSKRCIFVSTLLGLLRKGQEQSRPDAGGRYCY from the coding sequence ATGGCTCTCCGATTCTCTAGACTATCGCCTAGCTCTTCTACCTCAGGCTTTACGCTCATCGAACTTCTAGTGGCGATCGCCATCATGGGAATCTTAGTGGCGATCGCTGCCCCTGCGGGGAACAGTTTTCTTGCCAGTCGCAACCTTACCAGTGCCCAAGATCAACTCCTCCAAACCATTCGACAAGCCCAAGTGCAAGCCATCCGCAACCATGAAACTTGGCAAGCCAGCTTTCGAGAACCGAGCGGTATCATTCAATTCGCCGTTCATAGCCTGGACGATGCCCCAGTTTGGCAAAATTCTATTCCCAAAATCCATATCGACACTGGCGAAACGACTCTTCCTATCACCACCAGCGGCTACCGTGTGCAGTTTAATCGCACCGGACAGGTCAACGGGCAACTCGGCAGACTAACACTGGTGGCTGACAACAGTCGCTCTAAGCGTTGCATTTTCGTCTCTACTCTCCTGGGTCTTCTGCGCAAAGGGCAAGAACAAAGTCGCCCTGATGCGGGTGGACGTTACTGTTACTAA